In Aestuariibaculum lutulentum, one DNA window encodes the following:
- a CDS encoding succinate dehydrogenase/fumarate reductase iron-sulfur subunit, with product MNLTLKIWRQKDSNAKGQMVDYKVTDISEHMSFLEMMDVLNEQLIAGGEEPVAFDHDCREGICGMCSMYINGEAHGPDRGVTTCQLHMRMFKDGDTITIEPFRAAAFPVIKDLVVDRTAFDRIQHAGGYISVNTSGNTQDANNIPISKHAADEAMDAATCIGCGACVATCKNSSAMLFVGAKVSQYALLPQGQVEAADRVRNMVAQMDLEGFGNCTNTGACEIECPKGISLDNIARMNRELMKAQF from the coding sequence ATGAATTTAACACTTAAAATTTGGAGACAAAAAGACTCGAATGCAAAGGGTCAAATGGTCGATTATAAAGTTACTGATATTTCAGAGCATATGTCTTTTTTAGAAATGATGGATGTTTTGAACGAACAACTTATTGCTGGTGGAGAAGAGCCTGTGGCCTTCGATCACGACTGTCGTGAAGGTATCTGTGGGATGTGTTCTATGTACATTAACGGTGAAGCACATGGTCCAGACAGAGGTGTAACAACGTGTCAGTTACACATGCGTATGTTTAAAGATGGTGATACTATTACTATCGAGCCATTTAGAGCTGCTGCATTTCCTGTAATTAAAGATTTAGTTGTAGACCGTACCGCTTTCGATCGTATTCAACATGCAGGAGGTTATATTTCTGTTAATACTTCAGGTAATACTCAGGATGCTAACAATATTCCAATCTCTAAGCATGCTGCCGATGAGGCTATGGATGCTGCGACTTGTATTGGTTGTGGTGCTTGTGTGGCAACTTGTAAAAACTCAAGTGCTATGTTATTCGTTGGTGCTAAAGTTTCTCAGTATGCCTTATTACCTCAAGGTCAGGTTGAAGCTGCCGATCGTGTACGTAACATGGTTGCTCAAATGGATTTAGAAGGTTTTGGTAACTGTACAAATACTGGAGCTTGTGAGATTGAGTGTCCTAAAGGTATTTCTTTAGACAACATCGCAAGAATGAACAGAGAGTTAATGAAAGCGCAATTCTAA
- a CDS encoding efflux RND transporter periplasmic adaptor subunit, with protein MKNLYILIALFTVMACKNSEKNTNSVTEEVLEEHLTVTQKQFETENMKLGKLEQHTFNNTINVSGIIDVPPHNKATISSFMGGYITKTPLLIGDQVKKGQLLVSMENPEFIELQQQYLEISEQLNYLKSEYTRQKSLFDENITSQKNFLKAESTYKSALAEYNGLKKKLSMLNISPASVEQGQLTSTVNLYSPINGYITKVEVSNGIYVSPSDMIMEIIDTDHIHLELSVFEKDILNIKKGQKINFKIPEASKQTFEAEVHLVGTTVDEKNRVIKVHAHILNEEQANFIVGMFVEASIISESVEKSALPKDALIEYEDAIYVLVLEHEENGTYSFKKVKLNIGLENETYAEILNHEDLMNKTILTQGGFMLLAEEGGGHSH; from the coding sequence ATGAAAAACTTATATATACTTATTGCGCTATTCACGGTAATGGCCTGTAAAAATTCAGAAAAGAACACAAATTCTGTTACTGAAGAGGTTCTCGAAGAACATCTTACTGTAACACAAAAACAGTTCGAAACCGAAAACATGAAACTCGGCAAATTAGAACAACACACCTTTAACAACACTATTAATGTAAGTGGTATAATTGACGTACCTCCACATAACAAGGCTACAATAAGTAGTTTTATGGGTGGTTACATAACCAAAACGCCACTTTTAATTGGCGACCAGGTTAAAAAAGGACAACTGTTGGTGAGCATGGAGAATCCTGAATTTATTGAACTACAACAACAGTATTTAGAGATTTCTGAACAATTAAATTATCTAAAATCGGAATACACAAGACAGAAAAGTTTGTTCGATGAGAATATAACGTCCCAAAAAAACTTCCTGAAAGCTGAGAGTACATACAAAAGTGCGCTTGCTGAATACAATGGTTTAAAGAAGAAATTAAGCATGTTAAACATAAGTCCTGCATCGGTTGAACAAGGCCAATTGACATCTACGGTTAATTTATATTCTCCTATTAACGGGTATATTACAAAGGTGGAAGTTAGTAATGGCATTTACGTATCGCCTTCCGATATGATTATGGAAATTATAGATACAGACCATATCCATTTAGAATTATCGGTGTTTGAAAAAGACATTTTAAACATTAAAAAAGGACAAAAAATAAACTTTAAAATCCCTGAAGCATCCAAACAAACTTTTGAGGCCGAAGTGCATTTAGTAGGCACTACGGTTGATGAAAAAAACCGAGTAATAAAAGTACATGCTCATATTTTAAATGAAGAACAGGCTAACTTTATTGTCGGTATGTTTGTTGAAGCCAGCATTATAAGTGAATCTGTCGAAAAATCAGCCTTACCAAAAGATGCACTTATTGAATATGAAGATGCCATATATGTTTTGGTTTTAGAACATGAAGAAAACGGCACGTATAGCTTTAAGAAAGTTAAGCTGAATATAGGCTTAGAAAATGAAACCTATGCTGAAATTTTAAACCATGAAGATTTAATGAATAAAACCATTTTAACTCAAGGAGGATTCATGCTGTTAGCCGAAGAAGGTGGTGGACATTCTCATTAA
- a CDS encoding CusA/CzcA family heavy metal efflux RND transporter has protein sequence MLENIIKFSLKNKLIVILFTAFIIGFGIYSLTQIPIGAVPDITNNQVQVITTSRNLSTQDVEQFITYPVELEMANLPGVEEIRSVSKFGLSVVTIVFNDKMGTYLPRQLIAEKIKSATEKIPEGFGSPEMGPITTGLGEIHQYILDVKPEYKDQYSTTDLRTIQDWIVKRQLSGIPGVVEINTWGGYLKQYEVAINPEKLKAMNISYLDIFNALEKNNSIAGGGYIEKSNKAYFIRGEGLVNSLSDIENIVVKNDGVPIYIKNVATVDFGSATRFGAITGNGEGEKVLGQVMMLKDGNSKQVIEAVKERIANIQTSLPEGVYINEFLERSELIGKTTFTVAENLILGSLIVIFVVVLLLGNFRSGLVVASVIPLCLLFAISLMNMFGIDANLMSLGAIDFGIIIDGAVIIVEFIAFQITSQSSKINALSKDDRQDKIDQITQKSASKMMNSAIFGQLIILIVFIPILSLSGVEGKMFKPMALTFSFALIGAMLLCLTYVPVISSMFLKPVKHSEKNISVKLMNRLNTFYKPSIHWALQHKKIVIAASGLLLASSIYIFTTMGGEFVPTLDEGDFVIQPVLKTGTSLKKTIEITTKIEKTLLDNFPEVDQVVSRIGAAEVPTDPMSMEESDVIIKLKPKDEWVSAESKDELADKFKEALSIIPGMEVEFTQPIEMRFNELITGVRADVAIKIFGEDLSVLAKKANEIKSLIHDVEGASDIVIEKVEGLPQMTVNFNRSKIARYGLNIADVNQIITMGFAGATVGNIFEGEKRFDLVIRLDKNKRTNIENLQNLYIDTPTGAKIPLSELADIKYTTGPAKISRDNTQRRIVIGINVRNRDLQSVVDDVQHLIDTKVKLPVGYRVTYGGQFENLQSAKNRLMVAVPVALILIFIMLHFAFGSIKEAAMVYSAIPLSAVGGIFLLWLRDMPFSISAGIGFIALFGIAVLNGIVLIEHFKELKEEGVLDIEERIKRGTIERLRPVLLTASAAALGFLPMAISPNAGAEVQRPLATVVIGGLITATVLTLIVLPVLYAWFEEKKHIKMNKNGIASVVILLFCFKMNAQTAPLSLNETINLAIENNAGLKASSLKTEESKALIGSAFDFDKTQIYYSYDENNMAINGVPLKVFGVSQDFKFPTLYFADKKVNKARYNLQNTNYNIQLETLKRDVSIAYYQLCYAQNKAESYRFLDSLYQNFSKAAERRFELGETNYLEMISAKSKQKQLQTKYRQSLLEVASANEQLKKMVQVDTLPEIDTNFKKLELQNISVEDNIGLAYYDSYNDYYTALNQQEKQNLLPDLSVEYFQGSNSSLNDNMIGYQFGIKIPILFSGNASKIKASKLAREASVAEQENYKVTLKTEHQKLLSQLEQYNESINYYENEGKALSKEIIKTANRSFKEGEIDFFQYIQSIETATDIQLNYLENLNHYNQTIITINHLIVK, from the coding sequence ATGTTAGAAAACATTATAAAATTCAGCTTAAAAAATAAGCTAATCGTTATACTTTTTACCGCATTTATCATCGGTTTTGGTATTTACTCCTTAACGCAAATTCCTATCGGGGCAGTACCAGATATTACCAACAACCAGGTGCAGGTGATTACCACATCTCGCAACCTCTCTACTCAGGATGTCGAGCAATTTATTACATACCCTGTAGAGCTGGAGATGGCGAACTTACCGGGTGTTGAAGAAATCCGTTCGGTTTCAAAATTTGGTTTATCAGTTGTTACCATTGTGTTTAACGACAAGATGGGTACCTATCTGCCACGCCAACTTATTGCCGAAAAAATTAAATCCGCTACAGAAAAAATCCCGGAAGGTTTCGGCTCACCTGAAATGGGCCCCATCACCACCGGTTTAGGAGAAATTCATCAATATATTCTGGATGTTAAACCTGAATATAAAGACCAGTACAGCACAACCGATTTAAGAACCATTCAGGATTGGATTGTTAAACGTCAACTTTCAGGAATTCCGGGTGTTGTTGAAATTAATACCTGGGGCGGTTACTTAAAACAATATGAGGTTGCCATTAATCCGGAAAAGCTAAAAGCAATGAATATCAGCTACCTTGATATTTTTAATGCTTTAGAAAAAAACAACAGTATTGCTGGTGGTGGTTACATTGAAAAAAGCAATAAAGCCTATTTTATTCGTGGAGAAGGTTTAGTTAATTCTTTAAGTGATATTGAAAACATTGTTGTTAAAAATGATGGTGTTCCTATTTATATCAAGAATGTTGCGACTGTAGATTTTGGAAGCGCTACTAGATTTGGAGCCATAACCGGAAACGGTGAAGGCGAAAAAGTGCTTGGGCAAGTTATGATGCTTAAAGACGGTAACTCTAAACAAGTTATTGAAGCCGTTAAAGAACGTATTGCCAATATTCAAACTTCTTTACCCGAAGGCGTTTATATTAATGAATTTTTAGAACGCAGTGAACTGATTGGAAAAACCACATTCACTGTTGCCGAAAACCTTATTTTAGGATCGCTAATCGTAATTTTTGTGGTGGTTTTACTTCTTGGAAATTTCCGTTCGGGCCTTGTTGTTGCGTCCGTAATTCCGTTGTGTTTACTATTTGCCATTTCCTTAATGAATATGTTCGGAATCGATGCCAACCTAATGAGTTTGGGTGCTATCGACTTCGGAATTATTATTGACGGTGCGGTTATTATTGTAGAATTTATAGCCTTCCAAATTACAAGCCAAAGTTCTAAAATTAACGCGTTATCAAAAGATGACCGACAAGATAAAATAGATCAAATCACACAAAAAAGTGCCTCAAAAATGATGAATTCTGCCATTTTCGGACAACTCATCATTCTTATTGTATTTATTCCTATTCTATCTTTAAGTGGCGTTGAAGGTAAAATGTTTAAACCTATGGCCCTTACGTTCAGCTTTGCTTTAATAGGTGCCATGTTATTGTGTTTAACTTATGTTCCGGTTATTTCCTCTATGTTCTTAAAACCTGTAAAACACAGTGAGAAGAATATTTCGGTGAAATTGATGAACCGTCTTAACACATTTTATAAACCTTCCATTCACTGGGCTTTGCAACACAAAAAAATAGTGATTGCAGCTTCCGGTTTACTTTTGGCGTCTAGCATTTATATTTTCACAACTATGGGTGGCGAATTTGTGCCCACTTTAGATGAAGGTGATTTTGTTATTCAACCCGTTTTAAAAACCGGAACCTCTCTTAAAAAAACTATTGAAATTACTACCAAAATTGAAAAAACACTTTTAGATAATTTCCCGGAAGTCGATCAGGTGGTGAGCCGAATTGGCGCTGCCGAAGTTCCTACCGACCCAATGAGTATGGAAGAGAGCGATGTCATTATCAAATTGAAACCAAAAGATGAATGGGTTTCCGCCGAAAGTAAAGATGAACTGGCCGATAAATTCAAGGAAGCCTTGAGTATTATACCTGGAATGGAAGTGGAATTCACGCAACCTATCGAAATGCGATTTAACGAGCTTATTACCGGTGTTAGAGCCGATGTAGCTATTAAAATTTTCGGTGAAGACTTGTCGGTTTTAGCAAAAAAAGCCAACGAAATAAAATCACTGATTCATGATGTTGAAGGCGCTTCGGATATTGTTATTGAAAAAGTTGAAGGTCTTCCGCAAATGACAGTTAATTTTAACCGAAGTAAAATTGCGCGCTACGGACTGAACATTGCCGATGTGAATCAAATTATTACCATGGGCTTTGCAGGCGCCACTGTTGGTAATATTTTTGAAGGTGAAAAACGATTCGATTTGGTGATTCGATTAGACAAAAACAAACGTACCAATATTGAAAACCTTCAAAATTTATACATCGACACCCCAACCGGAGCTAAAATTCCACTGAGCGAACTTGCCGATATTAAATACACTACCGGCCCAGCTAAAATATCTCGCGATAATACCCAACGTAGAATTGTAATTGGAATAAATGTTAGAAACCGCGATTTACAATCGGTAGTCGATGATGTTCAGCATTTAATCGACACTAAAGTCAAACTTCCGGTGGGCTACCGTGTGACTTACGGCGGACAATTTGAAAACCTGCAAAGTGCTAAAAACCGATTAATGGTCGCTGTACCCGTGGCATTAATTCTTATTTTCATTATGTTACATTTTGCCTTTGGTTCTATAAAAGAAGCTGCCATGGTGTATTCTGCGATTCCACTTTCGGCTGTTGGAGGGATTTTCCTGTTATGGCTTCGTGACATGCCTTTTAGTATTTCGGCTGGTATTGGGTTTATTGCTCTTTTTGGTATCGCTGTACTTAATGGTATTGTACTAATAGAACATTTTAAAGAACTAAAAGAAGAAGGTGTTCTGGATATTGAAGAACGTATAAAACGAGGTACTATAGAACGTTTGCGCCCTGTTTTATTAACCGCTTCGGCGGCGGCCTTAGGTTTTCTTCCTATGGCTATTTCTCCGAATGCAGGTGCCGAAGTTCAGCGTCCATTAGCCACAGTTGTTATTGGCGGATTAATTACGGCTACAGTTTTAACCTTAATTGTATTACCTGTACTTTATGCCTGGTTTGAAGAAAAAAAACATATTAAAATGAATAAAAACGGTATCGCTTCGGTTGTCATTCTTTTATTCTGTTTTAAAATGAATGCACAAACAGCACCTTTATCGCTTAATGAAACCATTAATCTGGCGATTGAAAATAACGCAGGTTTAAAAGCGTCGTCACTAAAAACCGAGGAAAGCAAAGCGCTTATTGGAAGTGCTTTTGATTTCGACAAAACACAAATCTATTACAGCTACGACGAAAATAATATGGCGATAAACGGTGTTCCGTTAAAGGTTTTTGGAGTGAGTCAGGATTTTAAATTCCCAACCTTGTATTTTGCAGACAAGAAAGTAAACAAAGCCAGATACAACCTTCAAAACACAAATTATAATATACAACTGGAAACCTTAAAACGCGATGTTTCTATAGCCTATTATCAATTATGTTATGCTCAAAATAAAGCTGAATCTTACCGTTTTTTAGATAGCTTGTATCAAAATTTTTCGAAAGCTGCCGAACGCCGTTTTGAACTTGGTGAAACCAATTACCTGGAAATGATAAGTGCCAAATCGAAGCAAAAGCAGTTACAAACCAAATACAGGCAATCACTTCTTGAAGTGGCTTCGGCCAACGAACAACTCAAAAAAATGGTTCAAGTAGATACATTACCCGAGATTGACACGAATTTTAAAAAACTGGAATTACAAAACATATCTGTCGAGGATAATATTGGCTTAGCATATTACGATTCGTATAACGATTATTACACAGCCTTAAATCAACAAGAAAAACAAAACCTGTTACCCGATTTAAGTGTAGAGTACTTTCAAGGTTCCAACAGTTCCTTAAACGACAACATGATTGGTTATCAATTCGGTATTAAAATCCCTATTCTTTTTAGCGGAAATGCCTCTAAAATAAAAGCTTCTAAATTAGCCCGGGAAGCCTCGGTTGCAGAACAGGAAAATTACAAGGTAACATTAAAAACCGAACACCAAAAACTGTTATCACAATTGGAACAATACAACGAGTCCATTAATTATTACGAAAATGAAGGCAAGGCTTTATCTAAAGAAATTATAAAAACTGCGAACAGAAGTTTCAAGGAAGGTGAAATTGATTTCTTTCAGTACATCCAAAGTATTGAAACCGCTACCGATATTCAATTGAATTATCTGGAAAATTTAAATCATTACAACCAAACCATCATTACCATTAACCACCTTATTGTAAAATAA
- a CDS encoding M28 family peptidase translates to MYKLFCIAVICFLSFADGFTQTKSQIYEPAFFEETLLKNVENLSSDAFEGRRTGTRGGIKARRYIINEFQKLGVQPLLKRKYEQSFSFDFKGTFYEAENVLGLIKGEKYPDKYIVVSAHYDHEGIKQGVIYNGADDNASGVGALFSFAEYFKYHAPQYSIILAAFDGEELGLQGAKYFVNNSKVPLKKIVFNINMDMISRSDKNELFAVGTSHYPFLKAVIKGLKTPENFKLSMGHDEGNWKEDWTHASDHAPFHKQGIPFLYFGVEDHGDYHEPTDDYENIQPAFYTNAVKVIISVFERLDQIKF, encoded by the coding sequence ATGTATAAACTATTTTGCATAGCTGTAATTTGTTTTTTGTCGTTTGCTGATGGATTTACTCAGACGAAAAGTCAAATTTATGAACCCGCTTTTTTCGAGGAAACGCTGCTGAAGAATGTCGAAAATTTGTCTTCTGATGCTTTTGAAGGACGCAGAACTGGAACGCGAGGCGGAATCAAAGCTAGAAGATATATCATTAATGAATTTCAAAAATTAGGTGTTCAGCCGCTGTTAAAAAGGAAGTATGAACAGTCATTTTCTTTTGATTTTAAGGGGACATTTTATGAAGCAGAAAATGTTTTAGGACTAATAAAAGGTGAAAAGTATCCAGATAAATATATTGTTGTTAGTGCTCATTACGACCATGAAGGTATCAAGCAAGGAGTAATTTATAACGGAGCCGATGATAATGCTTCAGGTGTTGGAGCTTTATTCAGTTTTGCCGAATATTTTAAATATCACGCGCCACAATACTCCATTATTTTAGCGGCTTTTGATGGCGAGGAATTAGGATTGCAAGGGGCGAAATACTTTGTTAATAATTCCAAAGTACCATTAAAAAAAATCGTATTTAACATCAATATGGATATGATAAGCCGTAGTGATAAAAATGAACTTTTTGCTGTTGGAACTTCCCATTATCCGTTTTTAAAAGCGGTAATTAAAGGTCTAAAGACTCCGGAAAACTTTAAACTATCAATGGGACATGACGAAGGAAATTGGAAAGAGGACTGGACCCATGCTTCCGATCATGCACCATTTCATAAACAAGGCATTCCTTTTTTATATTTTGGGGTAGAAGATCACGGCGATTATCATGAACCGACTGACGATTACGAGAATATTCAGCCGGCTTTTTATACTAATGCGGTTAAAGTAATAATATCGGTTTTTGAAAGATTAGATCAAATAAAATTTTAA